Within Pelorhabdus rhamnosifermentans, the genomic segment CAGCAGCCGGAGCGGGGATCGCAATTGAACTAACGAGTCCTGTATTAAAGCAATACGGCAGTCAAATGAAAGCCATAATTGAAGAAGTTTTAGCTGAGCATCATGTAACAGATGCCGTCATTAATGGCAGTGATAAAGG encodes:
- a CDS encoding citrate lyase subunit gamma; protein product: MSQIKKMAIAGTMESNDILITVAPAAAGAGIAIELTSPVLKQYGSQMKAIIEEVLAEHHVTDAVINGSDKG